AGTGCGCTCCGCCCATGATCGGTTGCTGGGGGCGATGGCGCGCCAGCGGGAAGTGGAGGCGGCGCTGCGCCAGAGCGAGGCGCGCCTGCAACTCATCGCCGACAGCCTGCCGGCCGGAATCGCGTACTGGGACAAGAACGACTGCTGCCTGTTCGCCAATCGCAGGTTTGCCGCTGCGTTCGGCTTGCGGAAGGAACAGGTCATCGGCCGCCCCAGCATCGACGTGGTCGGCCGGGAATCTCTGGCGGCTGTCCAGGGCTACATCGACACCGTCCTCGGCGGCTCCGGCGTCACCTTCGAGCACCAAGTGACCTTGGCGAGCGGGCGTGTCGCCATGGTTCGCAGCACGCTGTTGCCGGATACGGATGCGGACGGCGGGGTCGCCGGCTACTTCGTTCTGTCCCTGGACATCACCCGCCACAAGCAGGCCGAAGACGCCATCCTTCAGGCGCAGAAGATGGAGGCCATCGGCCAGTTGTCGAGCGGCATTGCCCACGATTTCAACAACCTGCTTACCGTCATCCTCGGCAATCTGCTGCCGCTCGGCGAGAACCCCGCCGATGTGGACGACATCCGGGAGTACATCGACCCCGCCATCGAAGCGGCGCGCAAGGGCGCCAAGCTGACGGAGCGCCTGTTGACGTTCGCGCGCCGCCAGCCGCTTTCGCCTGAGCTTATCGACGTCGAGGCGCTCGTGGCCGGTGCGGTCAGGCTGTTGCGGCGCTCTCTGCCGAGCGACATCGAGATCATCACCGTCTCGCGCGGCCAACCCTATCCGGCCCTCGCCGACGCCTACCAGCTCGAGAACGCCCTCCTCAACCTGGCCTTCAACTCCCGCGATGCTATGCCCAACGGCGGCTGCCTCAAGCTGGAGACCACGTTCGTCCGTATCGGCGCGGGCGAATCGGACGAGGCCGGCGTCGACCCGGGCGACTACGTCAGGATCAGCGTCACCGACACCGGCGCCGGCATGGACGCGGCGACCCAGGCGCGGGTGTTCGAGCCGTTCTTCTCCACCAAGCAGGAGCAGGGAGGCAGCGGCCTTGGGCTCAGCATGGTCTACGGCTTCGTGCAGGAATCGGGGGGCGCGATTCGCATCGAGAGCGCCAGCGGCCGGGGCACCACCATTGTCATGCTGTTGCCGCGTGGAGACGTCGGCGCCGACGCCGAACAGTCACAGGCGACGCCTTCGGCACCGCAGACGGCGCCGAATGGCGATCTGGTGTTGCTGGTGGAGGACGATGACAAGGTGCGCGCCGTGGTGCGCCGCCAGTTGATGACCCTCGGCTACCACCTGATCGAGGCCGCCAACGCCGAGGAGGCGCTGGAACTGCTGCGCAACGTCCGCGATCTGACCATGCTGCTGACCGACATCGTGATGCCCGGCTCCATGTCCGGCGTCGACCTCGGGCGCGCGGCCAAGTCATTGAAGCCCGACCTCAAGGTTCTGTTGATGACCGGCTATGCGGGCCAGGATCGCATGCGCGAGCTCGAAGACGCGTCTTTTCCCTTGCTGCAAAAGCCCTTTGACCAGCAGCAACTGGCAGCCGCGATCGCCACCGCATCGGCCACTGCCACCGTCTGAATCCGCCGGTGCGCGAAGAGCGGACCGCGACGTTGCGATCTTCTCTTCTATGCGGAGGTGCGCGACCCTATGATGCCCGCCCTTGTGATGGGCTCATCCTTCGTCCTTCGGCTACGTTCAGGATGAAGGCGTGGGGTGCCGGTGTCCGAGCACCCGCATGGTGAGCCTGTCGAACAATGAGTTCCTCCTTTGACGGGCGGCGATGCGGGTTCAGAATCAACAGGTCTTCGTCCTGGAGGACGAGCCGGACATTGGGCGGATGCTGTGCCGCACCCTTGATCAGCACGGCTATCGCTCGGAGTTGTTCCTCCGCGCCGCCGATTTCCAGAGGCGCATGCGGACCCGCCAGCCGACTCTCTGCATCGTCGACCTCGGCCTGCCCGACGAGGATGGGCTGCAGGTGGTCCGCGACGTGCAGAGCCGCTACGGAACCCCCGTCATCATCGTCACAGGTCGCGGCGGCGTCCTCGACCGGATCATCGGCCTTGAACTGGGCGCCGACGACTATGTGGTCAAGCCGTTCGATCCGCGCGAGGTGGTGGCCCGGGTCGGCGCCGTCCTGCGCCGCGCCGGGCGCCCGGCAGACTCCAACAACGGCAACTGCAGCGACCTGGCGAAGTTCGGCGACTGGGTGTTCGACTTTGACCGGCACGTGCTGACCGCCGGCGACGGCCGCGAGATCGATCTCAGCGCCGCGGAAGCCCAACTGCTGCAGGTGATGGTGCGCCAGCCCAACCGCATCCTGTCGCGGGAATCGCTGCTGGGCCTGCAGGCCGCCGACGACCGCTCACCGTTCGACCGCAGCATCGACGTGCGCATTTCCAGATTGCGCCAGAAGGTCGAGCCCGACCCCAGGCGCCCGCAAGTGATCAAAACCGTCTACGGCGCCGGCTACATGTTCACCGCCAGCGTCGAATGGGTGGCGAAGGGGGGATGACCGGGCACGCGGGTTCGCAACCGTTAGGCGAAGCACCCCGACCGCCCGGCCGCGGATTCGGACGATCCTGATGGATTTGTGGCCGTTTCGGTGCAGTTTGACACAGGGGCATTAGGCTTAAATTCCTGTTAACATTAAGAATGTGTCCGTTTGGCCGCCCAAACCGTATGCGGATGTACTCATTTGTATGCAAAACCGCCTTTATCACGTTGATTTCGTTGAAATCTACTTTAGATTGTGAAACTTCCCGGAGATGCCGGCCGGAACCTCTGCAACGTCCGCCGCGTCGGCGCCGATCCGCCCCATTTCCAGTTATAGCCCCGCCACTCCGTCGTTCAAGCCGTGGTGTTGTTGCCGTCCCCGCGGTTCTCGTCCTGTAGGCTCGGATAAAAAAGAGGAATGGCCACTTCTCTTCCGGCGGGTGGCAAGGCGCCAACTCTTGGTATAGAAGAGAATATGGCTCCAAATCTTCCTGAACTGGTCA
This Rhodospirillales bacterium DNA region includes the following protein-coding sequences:
- a CDS encoding response regulator transcription factor; this encodes MRVQNQQVFVLEDEPDIGRMLCRTLDQHGYRSELFLRAADFQRRMRTRQPTLCIVDLGLPDEDGLQVVRDVQSRYGTPVIIVTGRGGVLDRIIGLELGADDYVVKPFDPREVVARVGAVLRRAGRPADSNNGNCSDLAKFGDWVFDFDRHVLTAGDGREIDLSAAEAQLLQVMVRQPNRILSRESLLGLQAADDRSPFDRSIDVRISRLRQKVEPDPRRPQVIKTVYGAGYMFTASVEWVAKGG
- a CDS encoding PAS-domain containing protein translates to MTTTRAFEAHCFTLLHSGLDHIDQGISVFDRELRLVGWNRRFLELLDLPARLTWRGADFASIMRYNAQRGEYGPGDIEELVEARVQLAMKFEPHALERVRPTGGIIAIRGEPLPEGGFVTVYTDVTDQRRYERVIREHTEELEWRVAERTREVRSAHDRLLGAMARQREVEAALRQSEARLQLIADSLPAGIAYWDKNDCCLFANRRFAAAFGLRKEQVIGRPSIDVVGRESLAAVQGYIDTVLGGSGVTFEHQVTLASGRVAMVRSTLLPDTDADGGVAGYFVLSLDITRHKQAEDAILQAQKMEAIGQLSSGIAHDFNNLLTVILGNLLPLGENPADVDDIREYIDPAIEAARKGAKLTERLLTFARRQPLSPELIDVEALVAGAVRLLRRSLPSDIEIITVSRGQPYPALADAYQLENALLNLAFNSRDAMPNGGCLKLETTFVRIGAGESDEAGVDPGDYVRISVTDTGAGMDAATQARVFEPFFSTKQEQGGSGLGLSMVYGFVQESGGAIRIESASGRGTTIVMLLPRGDVGADAEQSQATPSAPQTAPNGDLVLLVEDDDKVRAVVRRQLMTLGYHLIEAANAEEALELLRNVRDLTMLLTDIVMPGSMSGVDLGRAAKSLKPDLKVLLMTGYAGQDRMRELEDASFPLLQKPFDQQQLAAAIATASATATV